One window from the genome of Salisaeta longa DSM 21114 encodes:
- a CDS encoding aminotransferase class V-fold PLP-dependent enzyme: MFSTVPAATTHRPRAERLQLLEALRTSFDGLDTTYERADGTRQRRIYLDSAASNLRCTAARAMADRAMQHYANTHSQLHMGASLMTALYDEAHAIVRRFVGAPEAYTAIFCGTGVTGGLNRMARVLTAQRPSRDVVITTMMEHHANDLPHRKHAGRVVHVPLAHDPDGEAGRVDMDALRRAIRTHADRLNYVAVTAASNVTGITNPVHEIARLAHDVGALCVVDAAQSAAHSPIRITGDRDDEALDVVCLSGHKIYAPGSPGVIVARKDLFAGHEPEEVGGGIVEFVDTERYTVTDALPDREETGTPNLPGAFLLASMLLLMERVGMDLIAEDERALTQYAMERFTAIDGLHLYGSHRLEVAERIGVLTFNLEGLPHGLVTAILNDYFGIAVRNECFCAQPFVRQLLGIADATGVAPDSCLDTCTPQAQPGMVRVSLGLYNTRADVDAAADALADIAARPDAYRSKYRALRNGHGDWAHTDFNVPPHELLTLEGAADDWVRDALSS; the protein is encoded by the coding sequence ATGTTTTCTACCGTTCCCGCTGCCACCACACACCGCCCGCGCGCCGAGCGTCTCCAGCTACTGGAAGCGCTTCGCACCTCGTTCGACGGGCTCGACACAACCTACGAACGCGCCGATGGCACCCGTCAGCGGCGCATTTACCTCGACAGCGCCGCGTCCAACCTGCGCTGCACCGCCGCCCGCGCCATGGCCGACCGGGCGATGCAGCACTACGCCAACACGCACTCGCAGCTGCACATGGGGGCATCGCTCATGACGGCCCTTTACGACGAGGCCCACGCCATTGTCCGCCGCTTTGTGGGCGCGCCGGAAGCCTACACCGCCATCTTTTGCGGAACGGGCGTGACGGGCGGCCTCAACCGCATGGCGCGCGTGCTTACCGCGCAGCGTCCCTCGCGCGACGTGGTCATCACGACCATGATGGAGCACCACGCCAACGATTTGCCGCACCGCAAGCACGCCGGCCGCGTGGTGCACGTGCCGCTTGCGCACGATCCGGACGGCGAAGCGGGCCGCGTGGACATGGACGCCCTGCGCCGTGCCATCCGCACCCATGCCGACCGGCTCAACTACGTGGCCGTCACGGCAGCGTCGAACGTCACGGGCATCACCAACCCCGTGCACGAGATCGCGCGCCTCGCGCATGACGTGGGGGCGCTGTGCGTGGTCGACGCGGCACAGTCGGCGGCGCATAGCCCCATTCGCATAACGGGCGACCGCGACGACGAGGCCCTCGATGTGGTGTGCCTGAGCGGCCACAAGATCTACGCGCCGGGCAGTCCGGGCGTCATCGTGGCGCGCAAGGACCTGTTTGCCGGGCACGAGCCGGAAGAAGTGGGCGGCGGGATCGTGGAGTTTGTCGACACCGAGCGCTACACTGTCACCGACGCGCTGCCCGACCGCGAAGAAACCGGCACGCCAAACCTGCCGGGCGCCTTCCTGCTCGCCAGCATGCTCCTCTTGATGGAGCGTGTGGGCATGGACCTGATTGCCGAGGACGAGCGCGCCCTCACGCAGTACGCCATGGAGCGCTTCACCGCCATCGACGGCTTGCACCTGTACGGCTCGCACCGGCTGGAGGTGGCCGAGCGCATCGGCGTGCTCACGTTTAACCTGGAGGGACTGCCCCACGGCCTGGTAACGGCTATCCTGAACGACTACTTCGGGATTGCGGTGCGCAACGAGTGCTTCTGTGCGCAACCCTTCGTGCGGCAGCTGCTGGGGATTGCCGATGCAACCGGCGTGGCCCCCGACTCTTGCCTCGATACCTGCACGCCGCAGGCGCAACCGGGCATGGTGCGCGTGTCGCTCGGCCTGTACAATACGCGGGCGGATGTTGACGCAGCGGCCGACGCCCTCGCCGACATCGCCGCACGGCCGGACGCATACCGCTCGAAATACCGCGCGCTGCGCAATGGACACGGCGATTGGGCGCACACCGACTTCAACGTGCCGCCGCACGAGCTGCTGACCCTGGAGGGTGCGGCCGACGATTGGGTGCGCGACGCCTTGTCCTCGTAG
- a CDS encoding type ISP restriction/modification enzyme, translating to MSKLNLKPSHQAVQDYYDQLQSYANVGAEHEGAVRTAFRDLLNHGGQQMGWTLVPEKTLRERNIRPDGVLVDHFDLRKGFWEAKDSADDLDREIQKKIDKGYPTSNIIFQEPNRAVLVQDGGVVFDADITDPQHLVDCLRMFFDYEEPAHEEWEAAVSEFKDRVPDIGQALRGIIEDELDQNASFRQAFSDFFALCQQAINPNLSREAVEEMLIQHLLTSRLFRTVFQNDAFVRRNIIAREIEQVIDALTSRSFSRTEFLKPLDRFYLAIENAADAATDFSEKQEFLNTVYEQFFQGFAVDVADTHGIVYTPQPIVDFMTNSVTGLLQEEFGVSIGDSGVHVLDPFTGTGNFIVRLMQEIPRRQLPQKYGSEGDPELHANEVMLLPYYIASLNIEHAYYERMGTYEPFQGVCLVDTFEAEDQRQSPQLFTPENTERVKQQQEQSITVVIGNPPYNSKQVNANDNNRNRTYEHVDSRVRETYASDSSATNKNALYDPYVKAIRWATDRIGDEGIVAYVTNSSFVHKNSFDGVRKHLAEDFDAIYVLDCGGNVRKNPKLSGTTHNVFGIQVGVSVTFFVKHADGDPETCDIRYFRMEEFLTKEERYAVMNDAEDWRGIAWDELEPDAKHRWLVEPTTREFEAYIPLGTKEDKKADWGEAETIFETYSLGVNTNRDGWVYDFDKAELRNRIKQFIATYNDEVHRWEVRNDRDANLREFLLNDDKQIKWSSSLRSAAKRGKRVNYDADKIRHAHFRPFCKKHLYFDRTLVHRTSQFPKVLPSRESEEESVIIALRTTSNTKDFHCLATDQIADLHLTGDSQCFPFYVYDEDGTNRRENVTDWALERFRSHYDDATITKRDIFYYVYGVLHHTGYRERYEGNLKRQLPRIPFAPDTDAFRGFVEAGAQLAELHVGYKDAEPYPLNEVEDDAANYEWRVEKMRFRQNKTAIKYNDFLTLEGIPERAHDYRLGNRSALEWLVNQYRVRTYKRYDITHDPNDPDNKWYIADLIKRVTTVSVKTVDIVEGLPDLGLPEE from the coding sequence ATGTCAAAACTGAACCTCAAGCCCTCTCATCAGGCCGTTCAGGACTATTACGACCAGCTTCAATCCTATGCCAACGTGGGGGCTGAACACGAAGGTGCTGTGCGCACGGCCTTTCGGGATCTGCTCAACCACGGGGGGCAGCAGATGGGTTGGACGCTCGTGCCTGAAAAGACGCTGCGCGAACGCAACATTCGTCCTGACGGCGTGCTGGTGGATCACTTCGATCTGCGCAAAGGCTTCTGGGAAGCAAAAGACAGCGCCGACGATCTCGACCGCGAGATCCAGAAGAAGATCGACAAGGGGTACCCGACCAGCAACATCATCTTTCAGGAGCCCAATCGGGCTGTGCTGGTGCAGGACGGCGGTGTTGTGTTCGATGCGGACATTACGGACCCGCAGCACCTTGTGGACTGCCTGCGGATGTTCTTTGACTACGAGGAGCCTGCCCATGAAGAGTGGGAAGCCGCTGTGTCCGAGTTCAAGGACCGCGTGCCCGACATCGGGCAGGCACTACGCGGTATCATTGAAGACGAGCTCGACCAAAACGCGAGCTTCCGGCAGGCATTCAGCGACTTCTTTGCGCTCTGCCAGCAGGCCATCAACCCGAACCTTTCGCGGGAGGCCGTGGAAGAGATGCTCATTCAGCACTTGCTCACAAGCCGCCTCTTCCGTACGGTCTTCCAGAATGATGCATTTGTGCGCCGCAACATCATTGCCCGCGAAATTGAGCAGGTCATTGATGCGCTTACGTCGCGTTCCTTTTCGCGCACCGAGTTTCTGAAGCCGCTTGACCGCTTCTATCTGGCCATCGAGAACGCTGCCGACGCAGCCACCGACTTTTCCGAGAAGCAAGAGTTTCTCAACACGGTCTACGAGCAGTTCTTTCAGGGCTTTGCGGTCGATGTAGCCGATACGCACGGCATTGTGTATACGCCGCAGCCCATTGTGGACTTCATGACGAACAGCGTGACCGGGCTTTTGCAGGAGGAGTTCGGCGTGTCTATTGGGGATTCGGGTGTGCATGTGCTCGACCCATTCACAGGCACAGGCAACTTCATTGTGCGCCTGATGCAAGAGATTCCCCGTCGCCAACTTCCGCAGAAATACGGGTCCGAGGGCGATCCCGAGTTGCACGCCAACGAAGTGATGCTGCTGCCTTACTACATCGCCTCACTCAACATTGAGCACGCCTACTACGAGCGCATGGGCACCTACGAGCCTTTTCAGGGCGTGTGCTTGGTGGATACGTTCGAGGCAGAAGACCAGCGCCAATCCCCGCAACTCTTCACGCCAGAGAACACCGAGCGCGTCAAGCAGCAGCAAGAGCAGTCCATCACCGTGGTGATTGGCAACCCGCCGTACAACTCAAAACAGGTTAATGCGAACGATAATAACCGAAATAGAACGTATGAACACGTGGATAGCCGGGTGCGAGAAACGTATGCATCTGATTCGTCAGCCACGAACAAAAATGCGCTCTACGATCCCTACGTGAAGGCGATTCGGTGGGCCACCGACCGGATTGGGGATGAGGGCATCGTGGCGTACGTGACAAATAGTAGCTTTGTCCATAAAAACTCATTCGATGGTGTTCGGAAACACCTGGCAGAGGACTTCGACGCGATCTACGTGCTGGACTGCGGCGGGAACGTCCGCAAGAATCCGAAACTCAGCGGCACCACGCACAACGTCTTCGGGATTCAGGTCGGCGTGAGCGTCACCTTCTTCGTGAAGCATGCAGACGGCGACCCCGAAACCTGCGACATCCGCTATTTTCGAATGGAGGAGTTCCTGACGAAAGAGGAGCGCTACGCGGTGATGAACGACGCCGAAGACTGGCGCGGCATCGCGTGGGACGAACTGGAACCGGATGCCAAGCACCGCTGGCTGGTGGAGCCGACGACGCGGGAGTTTGAGGCGTACATTCCCCTCGGCACGAAAGAAGACAAGAAGGCCGACTGGGGTGAGGCGGAGACGATTTTTGAGACGTACAGTCTTGGTGTCAACACGAACCGGGATGGCTGGGTGTACGACTTCGATAAAGCGGAGCTTCGCAACCGCATCAAGCAGTTCATTGCTACCTACAACGATGAAGTGCACCGCTGGGAGGTACGGAATGACCGTGATGCAAACCTGCGAGAGTTTTTGCTAAACGATGACAAGCAAATCAAGTGGAGCAGTAGTCTTCGTAGCGCAGCGAAACGCGGAAAGCGAGTAAATTACGATGCCGACAAAATCCGGCATGCACACTTCCGCCCTTTCTGCAAAAAACACCTCTATTTTGATCGGACGCTGGTACACCGAACCAGTCAGTTCCCCAAGGTGCTGCCTTCTCGTGAATCAGAGGAAGAGAGCGTCATTATCGCCCTTCGCACCACGAGCAATACGAAGGACTTCCACTGTCTCGCCACAGACCAGATTGCGGATCTCCACCTCACGGGCGATTCCCAATGCTTCCCCTTCTACGTCTACGACGAAGACGGCACAAACCGTCGGGAGAACGTGACCGATTGGGCGCTGGAGCGCTTCCGGTCGCACTATGACGATGCGACCATCACCAAGCGCGACATCTTCTACTACGTCTACGGCGTGCTGCACCACACAGGCTACCGTGAGCGCTACGAAGGCAACCTCAAGCGCCAACTCCCCCGCATCCCTTTTGCACCCGATACAGACGCATTTCGCGGCTTCGTGGAGGCCGGTGCGCAACTGGCCGAGCTGCACGTAGGCTACAAAGACGCGGAGCCGTATCCGCTGAATGAAGTGGAAGACGACGCTGCCAACTACGAGTGGCGCGTTGAGAAAATGCGGTTTCGCCAGAACAAGACTGCGATCAAGTACAACGACTTCCTCACGCTCGAAGGCATTCCCGAACGGGCACACGATTACCGTCTGGGGAACCGCAGCGCGCTGGAATGGCTCGTCAACCAGTACCGTGTGCGTACCTACAAACGCTACGACATCACCCACGACCCCAACGACCCCGACAACAAGTGGTACATCGCAGACCTCATCAAGCGCGTCACCACCGTCAGCGTAAAGACCGTGGACATCGTGGAGGGGCTGCCGGATTTGGGGTTGCCGGAGGAGTAA
- a CDS encoding gamma carbonic anhydrase family protein, translating to MIRSFLGQHPRYNESNYIADSAVVLGDVTLGEGASIWHNTTVRGDVNAIRIGKASNVQDNSCVHVTHGTAPTDVGAYVTIGHGAIIHGCTIEDTVLVGMGATVMDHAVIGTCSIVGAGALVTGGTEVPPRSMVLGQPARVVRSLTDAEVARIRTYAENYLRYSAAHAGREVPDDNPWYDPSETPWRNTQ from the coding sequence ATGATCCGATCGTTTCTAGGGCAGCACCCGCGGTATAATGAAAGCAACTACATAGCCGACTCGGCGGTCGTGCTGGGCGACGTAACGTTGGGCGAGGGCGCGAGCATTTGGCACAACACCACCGTGCGGGGCGACGTGAACGCCATTCGCATCGGGAAGGCGTCGAACGTGCAGGACAACAGCTGCGTGCACGTCACCCACGGCACGGCCCCAACCGACGTGGGCGCGTACGTGACGATTGGCCACGGGGCCATCATCCACGGCTGCACGATTGAAGACACGGTGCTTGTAGGCATGGGCGCGACGGTGATGGATCATGCCGTGATTGGCACGTGCAGCATCGTGGGGGCGGGGGCGCTGGTTACCGGCGGTACCGAGGTGCCGCCCCGGTCGATGGTGCTGGGGCAGCCGGCGCGGGTGGTGCGCTCGCTCACGGACGCCGAGGTGGCGCGCATTCGGACGTATGCCGAGAACTACCTGCGGTACAGCGCGGCCCACGCGGGGCGCGAAGTCCCCGACGACAATCCGTGGTACGACCCGTCAGAAACACCGTGGCGCAACACGCAGTAA
- a CDS encoding metal-dependent hydrolase translates to MAGYKGHVAGASVFGTGYVAALIYVFSINAAYQQFTAWELLAYPLGVFVLALLFGLWPDVDTDSKGQRVFYVLFFLTDLYLILMGHFRYAAYLGLFALVPAMGKHRGWTHTWWAMLLVPAPILVLPYFHMPERPLVGVPFYGAAVIGYFSHLVLDGVFPGMERTR, encoded by the coding sequence GTGGCTGGATACAAAGGACACGTGGCCGGTGCCTCCGTATTTGGTACAGGCTACGTGGCAGCACTGATTTACGTCTTTTCGATCAACGCGGCCTATCAGCAGTTCACCGCGTGGGAGCTCCTTGCCTATCCGCTGGGCGTTTTTGTGCTGGCCCTCTTGTTCGGATTGTGGCCCGACGTGGACACCGACTCGAAGGGGCAACGCGTATTCTATGTGCTGTTCTTCCTGACGGACCTCTACCTGATCCTGATGGGCCACTTTCGCTACGCGGCCTACCTCGGCCTCTTTGCGCTCGTACCCGCCATGGGCAAGCACCGCGGGTGGACCCACACCTGGTGGGCCATGCTCCTCGTCCCGGCGCCCATCCTCGTACTGCCGTATTTCCACATGCCCGAGCGTCCGCTGGTAGGCGTGCCGTTCTATGGGGCGGCGGTCATCGGCTACTTTAGCCACCTGGTGCTCGACGGCGTCTTTCCTGGCATGGAGCGCACCCGATAG
- the murJ gene encoding murein biosynthesis integral membrane protein MurJ, translated as MDETDASPPNEPSAASSDSRAGSVAAGILSSRVAGLLRESAFAYYFGVSAFTDVLQVAFKSPNLIQNLLGEGTISAAFIPVYTRLLEEESPEAAGRFAGAIFGLLLAIVGVLVIVGVVAARPLAIVLAPGYVGDAAQVAAGARAINRLDLLVDAVRIIFPMAGLATLAAWALGILNSHRQFFIPYVAPALWNVSIIAALAAGALYWTGTPWTPAALASDQLARLVLAACGGALVGGALQFGVQLPFVARHLTGFRLSLSTQVHGVRDALRAFGPVVAGRGVVQLSSYLDTFLATFLAVGALSALRFAQLFYLLPISLFGLAVAASELPELSRLTAAARQTFAERVRRSLRQIAFLTVPTVVGYLSFGYLLVAALLQRGQFGVASTWLVWLVLGAYALGILASTFARLLQNAFYAVEETKTPARVAAWRVGVSTAVALPAMFLLDRVALTAVVGHPLAGEPLFLGAVGLGLGASAGAWMELWWLRRALHARLPALVLPWRAIGRMGLLATIVGALCTGLWWMLPAWPPLVLAGLVGGSFAGCYLAGAAALGFPEGRAWTHQLRRRLPW; from the coding sequence ATGGATGAGACCGACGCGTCGCCCCCCAACGAGCCGTCTGCCGCTTCGTCCGACAGCCGCGCCGGGTCGGTGGCAGCGGGCATTCTGTCGAGCCGCGTGGCCGGGCTGCTGCGCGAGAGCGCCTTTGCCTACTACTTTGGCGTAAGCGCCTTCACCGACGTGCTGCAGGTCGCGTTCAAGTCGCCCAACCTGATCCAAAACTTGCTGGGCGAGGGCACGATCTCGGCGGCCTTCATTCCGGTGTACACCCGGCTGTTGGAGGAGGAGTCGCCCGAGGCGGCCGGCCGCTTCGCAGGGGCCATCTTTGGCCTGCTCTTGGCTATCGTGGGCGTGCTTGTCATTGTGGGCGTGGTGGCGGCGCGGCCGCTGGCCATCGTCCTTGCACCGGGCTACGTGGGCGATGCGGCCCAAGTGGCCGCCGGCGCGCGCGCCATCAACCGGCTGGACCTGCTCGTCGATGCGGTGCGCATCATCTTTCCGATGGCAGGCCTGGCGACCCTCGCGGCGTGGGCGCTGGGCATCCTCAACAGCCACCGGCAGTTTTTCATTCCGTACGTGGCCCCTGCGCTGTGGAACGTGAGCATTATCGCGGCCCTCGCGGCGGGCGCGCTGTACTGGACGGGCACGCCCTGGACGCCCGCGGCCCTTGCCTCCGACCAGCTCGCGCGGCTCGTGCTCGCGGCCTGCGGCGGCGCCCTGGTGGGCGGCGCGCTACAGTTTGGCGTGCAGCTCCCGTTTGTGGCGCGCCACCTCACGGGCTTCCGCCTGTCGCTTTCCACCCAGGTGCACGGCGTGCGCGATGCGCTGCGGGCGTTTGGTCCGGTTGTGGCGGGCCGCGGCGTGGTGCAGCTGTCCAGCTACCTCGATACCTTCCTGGCCACGTTTCTGGCCGTTGGCGCGCTCAGCGCCCTTCGCTTTGCGCAGCTGTTCTACCTGCTGCCCATCAGCCTATTTGGACTGGCTGTGGCGGCCTCCGAGCTGCCCGAGCTGTCGCGCCTCACGGCGGCGGCCCGGCAAACGTTTGCCGAACGCGTGCGGCGCTCGCTCCGCCAGATCGCCTTCCTCACCGTGCCCACCGTCGTGGGCTACCTATCGTTTGGCTACTTGCTGGTGGCCGCCCTGCTGCAACGCGGACAGTTTGGCGTGGCCAGCACCTGGCTCGTGTGGCTGGTGCTGGGGGCCTACGCGCTGGGCATCCTCGCCTCGACCTTCGCGCGGCTGCTGCAAAATGCGTTTTACGCCGTTGAGGAAACGAAGACGCCTGCCCGCGTGGCCGCGTGGCGCGTGGGCGTCTCGACCGCCGTGGCCCTGCCCGCCATGTTTTTGCTCGATCGGGTGGCGCTGACGGCGGTGGTGGGCCATCCGTTGGCGGGCGAGCCGCTGTTTTTGGGCGCCGTAGGGCTGGGCTTGGGCGCGAGCGCCGGGGCGTGGATGGAGCTGTGGTGGCTCCGCCGTGCCCTGCACGCCCGCTTGCCGGCCCTCGTCCTGCCGTGGCGCGCCATCGGCCGGATGGGCCTGCTGGCTACGATCGTCGGTGCGCTATGCACGGGCCTCTGGTGGATGCTGCCGGCGTGGCCGCCGCTCGTGCTGGCGGGCTTGGTGGGCGGAAGCTTTGCGGGCTGTTACCTCGCGGGCGCCGCGGCGCTTGGCTTCCCCGAAGGCCGCGCCTGGACGCACCAGCTGCGCCGGCGCCTCCCGTGGTAG
- a CDS encoding phosphoribosylanthranilate isomerase, which produces MPVPRIKICCIQRPAEAREAVLAGANALGLVSAMPSGPGVIDEATARGIAAQVPPPVATFLLTSAQRPAAIIAQQQRIGATAVQLCDAIDPSDDKALRRALPRTHLVQVIHVQGPAARAEAAAAAPHVDALLLDSGNPQAAVKELGGTGRVHDWAISRTIRDAVDVPVFLAGGLHAGNVAAAIAQVRPFGVDVCSGVRTNGMLDAEKVRAFVAAVQDTRSDA; this is translated from the coding sequence ATGCCGGTACCTCGCATAAAAATCTGCTGCATTCAGCGTCCGGCTGAGGCGCGCGAAGCGGTGTTGGCTGGAGCAAACGCGCTCGGGCTTGTGTCGGCCATGCCCAGCGGGCCGGGTGTCATCGACGAAGCGACGGCGCGCGGGATTGCAGCCCAGGTGCCCCCGCCGGTGGCCACGTTTTTGCTGACCAGCGCGCAGCGCCCCGCCGCCATCATCGCGCAGCAACAGCGCATCGGCGCAACGGCGGTGCAGTTGTGTGATGCGATAGATCCGTCGGACGATAAGGCGCTCCGCAGGGCACTGCCGCGCACCCATTTGGTGCAAGTCATTCACGTACAAGGCCCCGCGGCCCGCGCAGAGGCGGCAGCGGCAGCACCGCATGTCGACGCGTTACTGCTCGATTCAGGGAATCCGCAGGCTGCGGTGAAGGAGTTAGGCGGCACGGGGCGCGTGCACGACTGGGCGATCAGCCGCACCATTCGTGATGCCGTAGACGTGCCCGTTTTTCTGGCGGGCGGCTTGCACGCGGGCAACGTGGCGGCAGCCATTGCGCAGGTGCGGCCGTTTGGGGTGGATGTGTGTAGCGGCGTGCGCACCAACGGCATGCTCGATGCCGAAAAGGTCCGGGCCTTTGTAGCGGCGGTGCAGGATACGCGTAGCGATGCGTAA
- a CDS encoding metal-dependent hydrolase yields the protein MTLTYFGHSTFQIETGGTTLLFDPFFNDNPHTETVPADLSPDVVLLSHAHFDHYADIEGVLAASDPTVIGTFEVISRVGSDYDHEKVQPLNEGGTVHFDWGSVEAVHARHTSSFPDGSYGGVPVGFVLELADQCVYYTGDTAPFAEMQWIGDMYDVDLMLAPIGDTVTMGIEGALMAADMVDPALFVPVHYNTFPFNQIDLDDFTEVFDEAGFDTHIIPFGGTLER from the coding sequence ATGACGCTTACATACTTCGGCCACTCCACTTTTCAGATCGAGACCGGCGGCACGACGTTGCTGTTCGATCCGTTCTTTAACGACAACCCGCACACCGAGACGGTGCCCGCAGACCTGTCGCCCGACGTAGTGTTGCTGTCGCATGCGCACTTCGATCACTACGCCGACATTGAGGGCGTGCTGGCGGCCAGCGATCCCACAGTAATTGGTACGTTTGAGGTCATTTCGCGCGTGGGGAGCGACTACGATCACGAGAAGGTGCAGCCCCTCAACGAAGGCGGAACGGTGCACTTTGACTGGGGCTCGGTGGAAGCTGTGCATGCGCGCCACACGTCGTCTTTCCCCGATGGAAGCTACGGCGGCGTGCCCGTTGGTTTTGTGCTGGAGCTTGCCGACCAGTGCGTGTACTACACCGGCGACACGGCACCTTTTGCCGAAATGCAGTGGATTGGCGATATGTATGACGTCGATCTGATGCTTGCTCCCATCGGCGATACCGTGACGATGGGCATTGAGGGCGCGCTGATGGCGGCGGATATGGTCGATCCGGCGTTGTTTGTGCCGGTGCACTACAACACCTTCCCCTTCAACCAGATTGACCTAGACGACTTCACGGAGGTCTTTGACGAGGCGGGCTTCGATACGCACATCATTCCGTTTGGTGGTACGCTGGAACGCTAG
- a CDS encoding lamin tail domain-containing protein, producing the protein MRQTATTLRYLSIFFASCALLLVGFLPSTGYAQQTADLQVIHNAAGFGDVDIYILDSGGTQLDKLNDFPFRGALVASGVPAGQDLTLTVNDASSTSSSDQQVTSQTVNFAADTFNQAIALGDVGDFSLSVVNNQTTTAGGSGLIDVFAVHGTPDAGTVDVLTRGAVVVDALGYKQTVLYDNLPTDDYVVRVGPNDNSSFLASYNANLQARGLDNVTVTVLASGFVNPSTGKPSFVVAAVPPQDLSTTPTDNFIELSPAPQTLIINEFFANPGSSQDTNGDGINGGDAEEEFIEVVNISGGTIDLSGYVLRDAADNTYTFPSGTSLAPQEAATIFAGGTPTGIPGVTDTGSPALNNGGDIIYLENDTGTQLDIVDYDTAFAPEADGTSSTRNPDFYGGMVESTTLGSAFTPGTTTGGGALPVEMGAFTATADGRDVLLRWTTLAETNNSHFEVQQKVDGAFQAVGRREGAGTTQTETSYRFRVRGLAPGSYAFRLRQVDADGDVSFAGPVTAIVGLRGAYQWANVTPNPVRTTGRTRLQVQKTQYVTVTLYDMLGREVKTLYRGTLGAGRAQSIALEAGDLPSGLYLLRARGETFSSTQRVTIVR; encoded by the coding sequence ATGAGACAAACTGCTACGACGTTACGCTATCTCAGCATCTTCTTTGCATCCTGTGCGCTACTTCTTGTAGGGTTTTTGCCATCTACAGGCTATGCGCAGCAGACCGCCGACCTGCAAGTTATCCATAATGCCGCAGGGTTTGGCGATGTGGATATCTACATCCTTGACAGCGGCGGCACACAGCTTGATAAGCTCAATGACTTCCCCTTCCGCGGCGCACTCGTTGCAAGCGGCGTACCTGCCGGGCAAGACCTCACGCTCACGGTGAATGACGCCAGCAGCACAAGTTCGAGCGATCAGCAGGTAACTTCGCAAACGGTCAACTTTGCAGCTGATACGTTCAACCAAGCCATCGCCCTGGGCGATGTAGGTGATTTCTCGCTGTCGGTCGTCAACAACCAAACCACCACCGCCGGCGGAAGCGGATTGATTGACGTGTTTGCCGTACATGGCACGCCTGACGCAGGAACCGTTGATGTGCTCACCCGCGGGGCTGTTGTCGTCGACGCGCTTGGCTACAAGCAGACGGTCTTGTACGATAACTTGCCCACTGACGATTACGTGGTGCGCGTGGGTCCCAACGACAATTCGTCGTTCCTAGCGTCGTACAATGCCAACCTGCAGGCACGTGGACTGGACAATGTAACGGTGACCGTTTTAGCATCGGGGTTTGTGAACCCCTCCACGGGCAAACCCAGCTTCGTCGTTGCTGCGGTTCCCCCGCAAGATTTGTCTACAACCCCAACCGACAACTTCATTGAACTATCCCCGGCGCCACAAACGCTCATCATCAATGAGTTTTTTGCCAATCCAGGCAGCTCGCAAGACACGAACGGCGACGGCATAAACGGCGGCGATGCAGAGGAGGAGTTCATTGAGGTTGTAAATATCTCAGGCGGCACCATTGACCTCTCGGGGTATGTGCTGCGTGATGCTGCCGACAACACCTACACGTTTCCGTCGGGCACGTCGCTCGCGCCCCAAGAGGCGGCAACTATTTTCGCTGGCGGCACGCCCACCGGCATTCCAGGCGTTACGGACACCGGAAGTCCTGCGCTCAACAACGGGGGCGACATCATCTACCTGGAAAACGACACCGGCACGCAGCTAGACATCGTCGACTACGACACGGCGTTTGCCCCCGAAGCGGACGGCACCTCTTCCACCCGCAACCCTGACTTCTACGGAGGCATGGTGGAGAGCACCACGCTTGGTTCGGCGTTTACCCCCGGCACCACCACGGGCGGCGGCGCGCTTCCCGTCGAGATGGGCGCCTTTACTGCCACCGCCGATGGCCGCGACGTCCTGCTTCGCTGGACGACCCTTGCGGAGACCAATAACAGCCACTTTGAGGTTCAGCAGAAGGTTGACGGCGCGTTTCAAGCCGTTGGACGCCGCGAGGGTGCCGGCACCACCCAAACCGAAACGTCGTATCGCTTCCGCGTGCGTGGCCTTGCACCGGGCTCCTACGCTTTCCGGCTCCGCCAGGTCGATGCCGACGGCGATGTGTCGTTTGCGGGCCCCGTGACGGCCATCGTGGGCCTCCGCGGCGCATATCAGTGGGCAAACGTAACGCCGAACCCGGTGCGCACCACCGGCCGAACGCGCTTGCAAGTGCAAAAGACGCAATACGTCACCGTGACGCTGTATGACATGCTTGGCCGTGAGGTGAAAACGCTCTATCGCGGTACGCTTGGGGCGGGCCGCGCGCAGAGCATTGCGCTGGAGGCCGGTGATTTGCCCAGCGGACTCTACCTCCTGCGCGCCCGCGGCGAAACGTTCAGCAGCACCCAGCGCGTGACCATCGTTCGGTAG